One segment of Paraburkholderia bonniea DNA contains the following:
- the rplU gene encoding 50S ribosomal protein L21, with protein sequence MYAVIKTGGKQYKVAVGEKLKVEQIPADIDAEITLDQVLAVGEGESIKFGTPLVSGASVKATVVSHGRHAKVTIFKMRRRKHYQKHGGHRQNYTELRIDAITA encoded by the coding sequence ATGTACGCGGTCATAAAAACCGGCGGCAAGCAGTATAAAGTTGCCGTTGGCGAAAAACTTAAAGTAGAACAGATACCGGCAGACATTGACGCTGAAATCACGCTCGACCAGGTTCTCGCAGTGGGCGAAGGCGAATCGATTAAGTTCGGTACGCCGCTGGTCAGTGGGGCTTCCGTCAAGGCTACCGTTGTGTCACACGGTCGTCACGCCAAAGTGACCATCTTCAAGATGCGTCGCCGGAAGCACTACCAGAAGCATGGCGGCCACCGCCAGAACTATACCGAACTGCGTATCGACGCGATTACCGCGTAA
- a CDS encoding polyprenyl synthetase family protein encodes MPSTAIPIPSATDLLAPVAEDMQQVNRVIRHRLASEVMLINQISEYIIGAGGKRLRPALLLLVAGALGETTGHRHELAAVVEFIHTATLLHDDVVDESDLRRGRQTANALFGNAASVLVGDFLYSRSFQMMVGVGKMRVMEILAEATNVISEGEVLQLLNMHDADVDETRYMQVIRYKTAKLFEAAAQLGAVLAGVDATVEAAAAEFGRRIGTAFQIMDDWLDYTGTAESMGKNAGDDLREGKPTLPLIYLIERGTPEQSALAREAIEQGGTDRFDTIFEAITRSGALDHTLECAKQEAQAAAAAISGFPHSIYKESLLSLCSYSTARQS; translated from the coding sequence ATGCCGTCGACTGCCATCCCTATCCCCAGCGCCACCGACCTGCTTGCTCCCGTCGCCGAAGACATGCAACAGGTGAACCGCGTCATCCGGCACCGTCTGGCATCCGAGGTGATGCTGATTAACCAGATTTCCGAGTACATCATCGGTGCAGGCGGCAAGCGCCTACGCCCTGCATTACTGCTGCTGGTAGCCGGCGCGCTAGGCGAAACCACCGGGCACCGGCACGAGCTGGCTGCTGTGGTCGAGTTCATTCACACAGCGACGCTGCTGCACGATGATGTCGTCGATGAATCCGATCTGCGGCGCGGCCGGCAAACCGCTAACGCGTTGTTTGGCAATGCCGCAAGCGTGCTGGTTGGCGATTTTCTGTACTCACGTTCGTTCCAGATGATGGTCGGCGTGGGCAAAATGCGTGTGATGGAGATCCTCGCCGAAGCAACCAACGTTATTTCGGAAGGCGAAGTGCTTCAGCTTCTGAACATGCACGACGCGGACGTCGACGAAACGCGTTACATGCAAGTGATTCGCTACAAAACAGCGAAACTGTTCGAAGCCGCCGCGCAACTAGGTGCGGTTCTGGCCGGCGTTGATGCAACGGTTGAAGCCGCCGCCGCCGAATTTGGCCGCCGCATCGGCACAGCGTTCCAGATCATGGACGACTGGCTCGACTACACCGGCACCGCCGAATCAATGGGTAAAAACGCCGGCGATGATCTGCGCGAAGGCAAGCCAACGTTACCGCTGATTTACCTGATTGAACGCGGCACGCCAGAGCAATCGGCACTCGCCCGGGAGGCGATCGAACAAGGCGGCACTGACCGCTTCGACACCATTTTTGAGGCGATTACACGATCAGGCGCGCTTGACCACACGCTTGAGTGCGCCAAACAGGAAGCACAGGCTGCAGCGGCAGCCATCTCGGGGTTTCCGCATTCCATTTATAAAGAAAGCCTGCTATCATTGTGCTCTTATTCGACGGCAAGGCAGTCCTAA
- the proB gene encoding glutamate 5-kinase, whose protein sequence is MRSVIADSRRLVVKVGSSLVTNDGRGLDHAAIGRWAAQIAALRAQGKEVVLVSSGAIAEGMQRLGWTKRPREIDELQAAAAVGQMGLAQVYESRFAEHSIQTAQILLTHADLADRERYLNARSALLTLLRLGVVPIINENDTVITDEIKFGDNDTLGALVANLIEGDALIILTDQTGLYTADPRKDPTARLVGQADAGSPELEAMAGGAGSSIGRGGMLTKVLAAKRAAHSGANTVIASGREVDVLVRLAAGEAIGTQLVARTARIAARKQWMADHLQVRGHVLIDDGAAEKLMTDGKSLLPIGVVSVQGVFARGEVIACLNAVGVEVARGLTNYSSAEARLIQRRPSGEIEAVLGYMLEPELIHRDNLVLLQGAEG, encoded by the coding sequence ATGCGGTCCGTCATTGCAGATTCCAGGCGGCTGGTTGTCAAAGTCGGGTCGAGCCTTGTCACCAATGATGGGCGAGGGCTCGATCATGCTGCCATTGGCCGCTGGGCCGCACAGATCGCAGCGTTGCGGGCGCAGGGCAAGGAGGTGGTGCTGGTTAGTTCAGGGGCGATTGCTGAAGGGATGCAACGTCTTGGCTGGACCAAACGGCCGCGCGAGATTGACGAATTGCAGGCGGCTGCAGCAGTTGGGCAGATGGGGCTGGCGCAAGTCTATGAAAGCCGTTTTGCCGAGCATTCAATTCAGACCGCGCAAATTCTGCTAACTCATGCCGATCTGGCGGACCGGGAGCGTTATCTGAATGCACGCTCGGCGCTGCTTACGCTGTTGCGCCTGGGCGTGGTGCCGATCATCAACGAAAACGACACGGTTATTACCGACGAAATCAAATTTGGTGATAACGACACGCTCGGTGCGCTGGTCGCCAATCTGATTGAGGGTGACGCTTTAATCATCCTGACTGACCAGACGGGGCTTTACACCGCTGATCCGCGCAAAGATCCCACTGCCAGGCTGGTTGGGCAAGCGGATGCGGGCTCCCCCGAGCTGGAGGCGATGGCTGGTGGCGCGGGCTCCAGCATTGGGCGCGGCGGCATGCTTACCAAGGTTCTGGCCGCCAAGCGTGCAGCGCATAGCGGTGCCAATACCGTGATTGCGAGTGGCCGTGAAGTTGATGTGCTAGTTCGACTGGCAGCGGGTGAGGCGATTGGCACACAGCTTGTTGCCCGCACAGCCCGTATTGCCGCGCGCAAGCAGTGGATGGCCGATCATTTGCAAGTCCGGGGTCACGTGCTGATTGACGACGGCGCTGCTGAAAAGCTGATGACCGACGGCAAAAGCTTGCTGCCGATTGGTGTTGTGAGCGTGCAAGGCGTGTTCGCGCGTGGCGAGGTCATTGCTTGCCTGAATGCTGTGGGCGTTGAGGTTGCACGTGGGCTGACAAACTACAGCAGCGCGGAAGCCCGGTTAATCCAGCGCCGGCCTAGCGGCGAAATCGAAGCGGTTCTGGGCTATATGCTGGAGCCTGAATTGATTCACCGAGACAATCTGGTGCTGCTCCAGGGGGCGGAAGGCTAG
- a CDS encoding CopG family ribbon-helix-helix protein: protein MVTATSIKLDDELKGRVQHLAEARRRTAHWIMREAIEQYVEREEKREALNRDTLKAWDEFQVTGLHATAEEVDKWLTSWGTENELPSPECHK from the coding sequence ATGGTTACGGCAACATCCATCAAGCTTGATGATGAACTGAAAGGGCGGGTCCAGCACTTGGCCGAGGCTCGCCGACGTACCGCGCATTGGATCATGCGTGAAGCCATTGAGCAGTATGTCGAGCGCGAGGAAAAGCGCGAGGCGTTAAACCGGGACACGCTCAAGGCGTGGGATGAATTTCAGGTGACTGGCCTGCACGCGACTGCTGAGGAAGTAGATAAGTGGCTCACGAGCTGGGGAACTGAAAACGAACTGCCCTCGCCTGAATGCCACAAGTAA
- a CDS encoding ABC-three component system protein, with protein MRINHAAQICALSPSELEEFVNDWLAQRCKDYHSHELWRGTGDMGRDATGYVTDRRMEGAWDNFQCKQLSSKLSEASAFIELGKIFKHSADGWFSLPRAYIYVAPLGVVRNVRHFVAHPEQFRQAFLDRWDAAIAGELVENQVVKLTPEIETKIRSFDFTKVDWFDANRLVNDPSCKPALVAWFGADPGPGPRGVVPDEIQASESAYIGQLLKVYEEKGGGVYPEAAAALACPEFGPHLRAQRTRFFDSVAFDRFYRDSTPDGYLKNFKDEIYHGVLDVHSGAHPGRYARLSQVMQQAAILQPSGVLGKHAGPQVKQGTCHQFANDGLMPWDR; from the coding sequence TTGCGGATCAATCACGCTGCCCAGATCTGCGCGCTTTCGCCATCAGAGCTTGAGGAATTCGTCAACGACTGGCTCGCCCAGCGTTGCAAGGACTACCACAGCCACGAGCTGTGGCGGGGCACGGGTGACATGGGCCGCGATGCAACAGGCTACGTCACCGACCGCCGCATGGAAGGTGCATGGGACAACTTCCAGTGTAAGCAGCTTAGCTCGAAGCTGTCTGAGGCGTCAGCATTCATTGAACTCGGCAAGATCTTCAAACATTCGGCCGACGGCTGGTTTTCACTTCCGCGCGCCTACATCTACGTCGCGCCACTCGGCGTCGTACGGAATGTCCGGCATTTTGTCGCACATCCCGAGCAATTCAGGCAGGCCTTCCTGGACCGATGGGACGCCGCTATCGCCGGCGAGCTCGTAGAGAACCAGGTCGTGAAATTGACCCCCGAGATTGAGACCAAGATCCGATCGTTCGACTTTACGAAGGTGGACTGGTTCGACGCGAATCGCCTCGTCAACGATCCCTCGTGCAAGCCCGCTTTGGTGGCGTGGTTTGGCGCTGACCCGGGGCCTGGGCCGAGGGGGGTGGTGCCGGACGAGATTCAGGCCAGTGAGTCGGCCTACATCGGCCAGCTTCTAAAGGTCTACGAGGAAAAGGGGGGCGGGGTCTACCCCGAGGCGGCGGCGGCGCTTGCTTGTCCAGAGTTCGGACCGCATCTGCGCGCCCAGCGCACGCGCTTCTTCGATTCAGTCGCGTTTGATCGGTTCTACCGCGATTCCACACCTGATGGGTACTTGAAGAACTTTAAGGATGAGATTTACCACGGGGTGCTCGATGTCCATTCCGGCGCGCATCCGGGTCGCTACGCTCGGCTCAGTCAAGTGATGCAACAGGCAGCCATCTTGCAGCCGTCCGGCGTGCTGGGTAAGCATGCGGGCCCGCAAGTCAAGCAAGGCACCTGCCACCAGTTTGCGAATGACGGGCTGATGCCATGGGATCGTTAG
- the rpmA gene encoding 50S ribosomal protein L27: protein MAHKKAGGSSRNGRDSESKRLGVKVYGGQAINAGGIIVRQRGTRMHPGQNVGIGKDHTLFALTDGHVKFSTKGADKKHLVNVVPAAA from the coding sequence ATGGCACACAAAAAAGCAGGCGGCTCCTCGCGGAACGGCCGCGACTCCGAGTCAAAACGTCTCGGCGTCAAAGTTTATGGCGGTCAGGCAATTAACGCGGGTGGCATTATCGTGCGTCAACGCGGCACACGTATGCACCCGGGTCAAAACGTTGGCATTGGCAAGGATCACACCTTGTTCGCGCTGACAGATGGCCACGTCAAGTTCTCGACGAAAGGCGCTGACAAGAAGCATCTGGTCAACGTAGTCCCGGCAGCAGCCTGA
- the obgE gene encoding GTPase ObgE codes for MKFIDEARIEVIAGDGGDGSASMRREKFVPFGGPDGGDGGRGGSVYAVADRNINTLIDYRYARKHLARNGENGRGADCYGKGGDDITLRMPVGTIITDMETGELIADLTEHNQSVQIAVGGSGGLGNLHFKSSTNRAPRQKTEGKPGERRMVRLELKVLADVGLLGMPNAGKSTFIASVSNAKPKIADYPFTTLAPNLGVVRVGPSRSFVIADIPGLIEGAAEGAGLGHQFLRHLQRTGLLLHIVDLAPFDEATDTVAEAKAIVNELRKYDELLFEKTRWLVLNKLDVVPEDERKARVAAFLAGFGWDGPVFEISALTGQGCESLCYAVYDHIAAHSEAQRASEAEELAADVRFREKPQGDVASGSTEPQE; via the coding sequence ATGAAGTTCATTGACGAAGCGCGAATTGAAGTCATCGCCGGCGACGGAGGGGATGGCAGTGCGTCGATGCGCCGCGAAAAATTCGTCCCGTTTGGCGGGCCGGACGGCGGTGACGGTGGGCGTGGCGGTAGTGTGTATGCAGTCGCTGACCGCAATATCAACACGCTGATTGACTATCGCTATGCTAGAAAACATCTGGCGCGCAATGGTGAAAATGGCCGGGGCGCTGATTGCTACGGCAAGGGCGGTGACGATATAACGCTGCGCATGCCAGTCGGCACCATCATTACCGACATGGAAACGGGCGAACTGATCGCCGATCTGACCGAGCATAACCAGTCGGTTCAGATTGCCGTAGGGGGCTCGGGTGGTTTGGGCAATCTGCATTTCAAGTCCAGTACGAACCGTGCGCCCCGGCAGAAAACCGAAGGCAAGCCCGGCGAGCGCCGGATGGTGCGGCTGGAGTTGAAGGTGCTGGCCGACGTTGGCTTGCTGGGCATGCCGAATGCGGGCAAATCAACGTTTATCGCATCGGTTTCGAACGCCAAGCCGAAAATTGCTGATTATCCGTTCACCACGCTCGCACCGAATCTTGGCGTGGTTCGCGTTGGCCCCAGCCGTAGCTTCGTGATCGCTGATATTCCGGGCCTGATTGAGGGCGCAGCCGAGGGGGCGGGGCTAGGCCATCAATTCTTGCGCCACCTGCAACGCACGGGGCTGCTGCTGCATATCGTTGATCTCGCGCCGTTCGATGAGGCGACCGACACGGTTGCCGAGGCTAAAGCGATTGTTAACGAACTGCGTAAGTACGATGAGCTGCTCTTCGAAAAAACACGCTGGCTGGTGCTGAACAAGCTGGACGTGGTGCCGGAAGACGAGCGTAAAGCGCGTGTGGCTGCATTTTTAGCGGGCTTTGGCTGGGATGGGCCAGTGTTTGAAATTTCGGCTTTGACCGGGCAAGGCTGCGAAAGCCTGTGCTACGCGGTGTACGACCATATTGCGGCGCATTCGGAAGCCCAGCGTGCGTCTGAGGCGGAAGAGCTGGCCGCTGATGTTCGCTTCCGCGAAAAGCCGCAAGGTGATGTGGCAAGCGGCTCAACTGAACCTCAGGAATAA
- a CDS encoding plasmid stabilization protein → MPNPIASSSLFAPVAQGKKKIHKDAELVTFRGTVIKFWGEQLDESQADVWMQAMDIAGKQRLGEPVVIERSAFLQSINRHTGGNEYKWLLRTMTALSFAMLVIEVRKDGELKLEVGKNRVLHMIQGFDYDEETGVYTLRIDPRWKDVYGDREFSLIDWNKRRQFGRGQNMAKALQRLIATSADKVQRYGLDWLKNKLQYTSRMDKFRHALCAALAELERVEIIAGAHIGTSTRGREQAIWTKL, encoded by the coding sequence ATGCCTAACCCTATCGCCAGCTCCAGCCTGTTCGCCCCCGTCGCACAAGGCAAGAAGAAGATTCACAAGGATGCAGAGCTGGTGACCTTCCGCGGCACCGTCATCAAGTTTTGGGGGGAACAACTCGACGAGTCGCAAGCCGATGTGTGGATGCAGGCCATGGACATCGCGGGCAAACAGCGGTTGGGAGAACCAGTCGTCATCGAGCGATCCGCATTCCTTCAGTCCATCAACCGGCACACCGGCGGAAACGAGTACAAGTGGCTGCTTCGCACAATGACCGCACTGTCCTTTGCCATGCTCGTCATCGAGGTAAGGAAGGACGGCGAGCTAAAGCTGGAGGTCGGCAAAAACCGTGTCCTACACATGATCCAGGGCTTCGACTACGACGAAGAGACTGGCGTGTACACCTTGCGCATCGATCCTCGCTGGAAGGACGTCTACGGCGACCGGGAATTTTCCCTGATCGACTGGAACAAGCGTCGCCAGTTTGGACGGGGGCAGAACATGGCGAAGGCGCTGCAACGCCTGATCGCAACCTCGGCCGACAAGGTGCAACGGTATGGCCTGGACTGGCTCAAGAACAAGTTGCAATACACCAGTCGGATGGACAAATTCCGCCACGCCCTGTGCGCCGCACTGGCGGAACTGGAGCGCGTTGAGATTATCGCAGGCGCCCACATTGGAACCAGCACGCGCGGCAGAGAGCAAGCGATCTGGACCAAATTGTAA
- a CDS encoding DotA/TraY family protein, producing MNRMKTMRALLLLIAGCWMSMPVFADGTTLGEITQAAQRSGDKSRQALVTIYGNVVNNPLATGGAGGSDTILAGIFQVANGALLVIGALFACYVMFRKVSQTAHDGTVYDREKHTLWGPIRLVWGLAALVPTANGWSLAQLLMLWSAAVMGVGVANMGVDAAVTAFNDGKGMVLQPVMPSTNALAHKIFEIELCRHGINASLTMGSSEGALLPENSYVQTQATDTGFLLANKSFVCGGANVDPNLESQPSSTSWFSSTIDVAEVRRAHLQALSSMEKSLSESALEFVNAITTRSTSGNSTLPDTEVAIQAAAQQYENTVNSMAATKQGNIGELASQLSSSIKEGGWWTLGQWYQTFAAANTKLSDAVAGKATTFGASISGDPGMMTVYTTALNAYQAQQGRATTTHATPLGTQRQDDGSNILAKLFSSPGQTLTEAITNINDGGESRGQINPLIKMKNLGDHLTGVAEIGLAGYLTAKGLEKTSESFSIAGLASRVADASGAISFIKGALDGAGPIIMMIIIAALLLGLGLSTYLPMVPFVIWFGAAVNWLVVVGEGVIAAPLWAITHLGGEGDGLGHKTAHGYIFLLEMMVRPILMVIGFFLGGAGIIAGGTLLNEGFGIALANAQFDSLTGIGSILAYCTIYFSMCLNLVHSCFNLIFLVPDKVINWVGGVAPAMIGGDHSERTKTALNTMLAKFDIRPSGSGGKRPLGGTSPSSKTDGIRE from the coding sequence ATGAACCGCATGAAGACTATGCGCGCGCTCCTGTTGCTTATCGCCGGTTGCTGGATGTCCATGCCGGTTTTCGCCGACGGTACGACGCTCGGTGAGATCACGCAGGCAGCGCAACGCTCGGGCGACAAGTCGCGCCAGGCGCTCGTCACCATCTACGGAAACGTCGTCAACAATCCACTTGCGACCGGGGGCGCCGGCGGCAGCGACACGATACTGGCCGGAATCTTCCAAGTGGCAAACGGCGCGCTGCTGGTCATCGGCGCGCTTTTCGCGTGCTACGTGATGTTCCGGAAGGTGTCGCAAACAGCGCACGACGGCACGGTCTACGATCGTGAGAAGCACACGCTATGGGGGCCGATCCGACTCGTTTGGGGTCTGGCCGCCCTCGTGCCGACGGCAAACGGCTGGTCGCTCGCGCAGTTGTTGATGCTGTGGTCCGCGGCGGTGATGGGCGTCGGTGTCGCGAACATGGGCGTCGACGCCGCCGTCACGGCGTTTAATGACGGGAAGGGAATGGTATTGCAGCCCGTCATGCCCAGCACCAATGCGCTGGCTCACAAGATCTTTGAGATCGAGTTGTGCCGCCACGGAATTAACGCAAGCTTGACTATGGGGTCTAGCGAGGGGGCGCTTCTTCCCGAAAACAGCTATGTGCAAACGCAAGCGACGGATACCGGGTTCCTACTCGCCAACAAGAGCTTCGTGTGCGGTGGCGCCAATGTCGACCCTAACCTCGAATCACAGCCCAGCTCGACGAGCTGGTTCTCGAGCACAATCGATGTCGCCGAGGTCCGCAGAGCCCACCTCCAAGCCCTTTCCAGCATGGAAAAATCGCTGAGCGAATCCGCGCTAGAGTTCGTCAACGCGATAACGACCCGCAGCACGAGTGGCAACAGCACACTGCCTGACACTGAAGTGGCAATTCAGGCAGCGGCACAGCAGTACGAAAACACCGTCAATTCGATGGCCGCCACGAAACAGGGCAACATTGGGGAACTGGCTAGCCAGCTCAGCTCATCTATCAAGGAAGGGGGATGGTGGACGCTCGGTCAGTGGTATCAGACCTTCGCCGCGGCCAACACGAAGCTGTCCGATGCTGTAGCCGGCAAGGCGACGACATTCGGCGCGTCGATCAGCGGCGATCCCGGCATGATGACCGTCTACACGACGGCCTTGAACGCGTACCAAGCACAACAGGGCCGCGCAACGACGACACACGCGACCCCGCTCGGTACACAGCGACAAGACGATGGCAGCAACATCCTCGCGAAGCTGTTCAGCTCGCCTGGTCAGACGTTGACGGAGGCAATCACCAACATCAACGATGGTGGCGAGTCGCGTGGCCAAATCAACCCGCTCATCAAGATGAAAAATCTGGGGGATCACCTTACTGGCGTCGCCGAAATCGGTCTCGCCGGATACCTGACCGCCAAGGGGCTTGAAAAGACCAGCGAAAGCTTCAGCATCGCAGGTTTGGCATCGCGAGTGGCCGACGCCAGCGGTGCGATCAGCTTCATCAAAGGCGCACTGGATGGTGCTGGGCCGATCATCATGATGATCATCATTGCCGCGTTGCTGCTCGGGCTCGGTCTGTCGACCTATCTGCCGATGGTGCCGTTCGTTATCTGGTTCGGCGCAGCCGTGAACTGGCTCGTCGTTGTCGGAGAAGGCGTGATCGCGGCCCCGCTATGGGCAATCACGCATCTAGGCGGGGAAGGCGACGGCCTCGGCCACAAGACCGCTCACGGCTACATCTTCCTCTTGGAGATGATGGTTCGCCCTATCCTCATGGTGATCGGCTTCTTCCTCGGAGGCGCAGGGATCATCGCCGGCGGAACGTTGCTGAACGAAGGATTCGGCATCGCTCTCGCCAACGCGCAGTTCGACTCGTTGACCGGCATCGGTTCGATTCTGGCGTATTGCACGATTTACTTTTCGATGTGTCTCAACCTCGTGCATAGTTGCTTCAACTTGATCTTCCTGGTCCCCGACAAGGTGATCAACTGGGTAGGCGGCGTCGCGCCGGCTATGATCGGTGGCGATCATAGCGAGAGGACCAAAACCGCGCTCAATACCATGCTGGCAAAATTCGATATTCGTCCGTCTGGTAGCGGTGGCAAGCGCCCGCTGGGCGGGACGAGTCCTTCATCCAAGACTGATGGCATCAGAGAATAG
- a CDS encoding ABC-three component system middle component 2 gives MGSLDHDKVSAPPFNSTLETGIRALVVLEAFYPRRCDLLEMTWLDHLVVHTGDLDGQDVPDSLHPDLPNRAGELLVRRQLVEKSLRLMQQVHLVEMFETRDGITFGASEDAPSYLDLLQTPYSLALKDRAKWMANRFADMETAEMRALIESRIGRWTAEFHIDALPPRLLK, from the coding sequence ATGGGATCGTTAGATCACGATAAAGTGAGCGCGCCCCCGTTCAATAGCACGCTTGAGACCGGGATACGGGCTCTAGTGGTGCTCGAGGCTTTCTACCCGCGGCGCTGCGACCTATTGGAGATGACTTGGCTTGACCATCTGGTCGTGCATACCGGCGACCTCGACGGACAGGACGTACCAGACAGCTTGCATCCGGATCTCCCGAACCGCGCCGGCGAGTTACTTGTGCGCCGCCAGTTGGTCGAGAAAAGCCTGCGCCTAATGCAGCAGGTGCATCTCGTCGAAATGTTTGAGACAAGGGATGGCATCACGTTCGGCGCCAGCGAAGACGCGCCCAGCTACCTGGACCTGCTGCAGACGCCATACTCGCTTGCGCTCAAAGACCGCGCCAAGTGGATGGCGAATCGCTTCGCGGACATGGAGACCGCAGAGATGAGAGCGCTGATCGAATCGCGCATTGGGCGCTGGACCGCCGAATTTCATATCGACGCGTTGCCTCCGAGGTTATTGAAATGA
- a CDS encoding type II toxin-antitoxin system RelE/ParE family toxin has translation MPQVIFAPAAIRDLQRLRDFLRPKNPDAARRAGEAIRQGVQALGTHPRMGRLVEDLPEQYREWPIDFGDSGYVARYRFDGDAVTILAVRHQKEAGY, from the coding sequence ATGCCACAAGTAATCTTTGCACCGGCGGCTATCCGAGATCTACAGCGACTACGCGACTTCCTGCGACCGAAGAATCCTGACGCTGCGAGGAGGGCTGGTGAAGCGATTAGACAAGGCGTACAGGCCCTCGGGACTCACCCTCGAATGGGACGTCTCGTAGAAGATCTACCCGAGCAGTATCGGGAGTGGCCCATCGATTTCGGGGACAGTGGTTACGTGGCCCGGTATCGCTTCGATGGCGACGCCGTCACGATCTTGGCTGTCCGGCATCAGAAGGAAGCGGGGTATTGA